A region from the Clostridiaceae bacterium genome encodes:
- a CDS encoding helix-turn-helix transcriptional regulator, whose amino-acid sequence MDYITVKEAGKKWGLGIRIVTLYCNEGRIAGAVKKGNLWLIPKDAAKPEDRRRKKVLIQEEKKPSVSKDIYSLYEQNKHEGPWPFQSLYENKELFVKIVKHFPYPMHICAPDGTMLLANEAYLKFAKISNPERLYKKHNILLNPNLEKWGVKEFTMRAFQGEAVNAYDVKVPYQEIIERLGDRNELTSESLFHNITALPIYDSNDKLMFVVFIFVTSRSYQGREEIIKGKEYIDDHWKEEFDIGKLAGIVHMSRHHYIRLFKQHTGMTPYNYYQDVKINKLKEKLCDVNLSITQAFEECGVDYNGKLAKKFKDKIGMTPSQYRATMLQK is encoded by the coding sequence ATGGATTATATAACTGTAAAAGAAGCAGGTAAAAAATGGGGGCTTGGAATCAGGATCGTTACGCTATACTGTAACGAGGGAAGAATAGCTGGTGCTGTTAAAAAGGGCAATCTGTGGCTTATTCCCAAAGATGCTGCTAAACCTGAAGATAGGAGACGGAAAAAAGTCCTGATTCAAGAAGAAAAGAAACCGTCGGTATCTAAAGACATATATAGCCTGTATGAACAGAACAAGCATGAAGGTCCATGGCCTTTTCAGTCTCTCTATGAAAACAAAGAGTTGTTTGTGAAGATTGTGAAGCACTTTCCCTATCCGATGCATATATGTGCACCGGACGGCACAATGCTTTTAGCCAATGAAGCGTATCTGAAATTTGCAAAAATATCCAACCCCGAAAGGCTTTATAAAAAACATAACATTTTGCTCAATCCCAACCTGGAAAAATGGGGAGTAAAGGAATTTACTATGAGGGCATTTCAGGGAGAAGCTGTTAACGCATATGATGTTAAAGTACCGTATCAGGAAATCATTGAGCGGTTGGGAGATCGTAATGAGTTGACATCCGAAAGTCTGTTCCATAATATTACTGCCTTGCCTATATACGACAGTAATGATAAATTGATGTTTGTGGTATTTATATTTGTCACCTCCAGGTCTTATCAGGGTAGAGAAGAAATTATAAAAGGCAAGGAATATATAGATGACCACTGGAAGGAAGAATTTGATATAGGTAAACTGGCAGGTATCGTTCACATGAGCAGACATCACTACATCCGTTTGTTTAAGCAACATACAGGCATGACACCCTATAACTACTATCAGGATGTAAAAATCAACAAACTCAAGGAAAAACTGTGCGATGTAAATCTGTCTATAACCCAGGCCTTTGAGGAGTGCGGTGTAGACTATAATGGAAAACTGGCGAAAAAATTTAAAGATAAGATAGGAATGACCCCTTCCCAATATCGAGCAACAATGCTCCAGAAATAA